In Nymphaea colorata isolate Beijing-Zhang1983 chromosome 3, ASM883128v2, whole genome shotgun sequence, a genomic segment contains:
- the LOC116250272 gene encoding uncharacterized protein LOC116250272, whose translation MATTMLKFQPTVIPKVGVLRRISHNVHMVADIKSIKSLYSTKIQLLHSSEQNASRHVQLTANAVGSGLEGSIADAKGNDLILRDAKVVLESRDDDKIHVRIDLTGESTQKVYDDVLTNLARTAPPIPGFRRMKGGKTSNVPKNFLLSILGEDRVTKFTIQEIVSAATADYVKKENLNVKNSFSTTQSAEELAASFKPGQEFGFNAAIELEKSDTETNQAATS comes from the exons ATGGCGACGACCATGTTGAAGTTTCAACCTACTGTGATTCCAAAG GTTGGAGTTTTGAGGAGAATCAGTCACAATGTACATATGGTCGCCGACATTAAAAGCATCAAGTCTTTGTACTCCACTAAGATACA GTTATTACATTCTTCTGAGCAAAACGCTTCCAGACATGTTCAGCTTACTGCTAATGCAGTTGGTTCAG GATTAGAAGGGTCAATAGCCGATGCAAAGGGAAATGATTTAATCTTGAGAGATGCCAAAGTAGTTTTGGAGTCTCGCGATGATGACAAGATACAT GTAAGAATTGACTTGACTGGGGAATCAACTCAGAAAGTGTATGATGATGTTTTAACGAACTTGGCTCGTACGGCACCACCCATTCCTGGATTTCGAAGGATGAAAGGAG GAAAAACATCAAAT GTTCCGAAGAACTTTCTTCTGAGTATTCTCGGTGAAGATCGTGTTACCAAGTTCACCATCCAAGAAATCGTCAGTGCAGCAACCGCTGATTACGTCAAGAAG GAGAATTTGAATGTGAAGAATAGCTTCAGTACGACACAGAGTGCAGAAGAACTTGCTGCCTCCTTCAAGCCCGGTCAGGAGTTTGGGTTTAATGCGGCGATAGAGCTTGAAAAGTCAGACACTGAAACAAACCAAGCGGCCACTTCGTAG